One part of the Bdellovibrio sp. KM01 genome encodes these proteins:
- a CDS encoding FecR domain-containing protein, which produces MTRLGKTEKTIFGVAVLVLLLFSYFLYDDSLLFPKSNQSEMELIGSVATSQNDVRRKNLDTFSWLPATREDKIFDNDSIYTGDRSEAQIRLQDGTLIRIAPNSLITLNMKNGQMMLDLRYGNLVGDITQGSQIKIKSGAEEFNLDGGGKIEFKKSHSGNVDLRLLAGKVNYQDKKVRKSLEKEQPIAVSPQGVKALVKPTVELLTANNATFVRENPDDKMPFNWRGRGNIARFEMEVSPTADFNNVAVLKTTTEGKTEISEPLEPGPYFWRVKAYDRNGEIGLSETRQMSLLHLNVPVITSPGQNAEFQMELEVRDPSQLAISTEVRWSADSMLKSYHWQISQDEKFEKVVKEGNSFVQNTLTPRLPSGTYWVRVNGATQDKKISGWSAAVPFTIQVTAKKEPIPDRPELIAKDIKFRLPRPDERRPASEMAPKMEWTSVAKTRGYRVQVSKDLNFQKPQQYDVQDTSALWSQMEKGQSYYRVYAVSPKGQLSPPSEVGSILVEDMKPILTSPQLMEPFNNMSIFLQTQQEPFIWLEWKKVAGATGYTVEVSDKEDFSRILYTSTLPGNRYLIKSKVPLGKIYWRVRAEAQGDTPSTWTDKREFTVYHQKNETFVK; this is translated from the coding sequence ATGACACGTTTAGGAAAAACAGAGAAAACAATATTCGGAGTAGCAGTTCTCGTGTTGCTGTTGTTCTCGTACTTCTTGTACGACGACTCCTTGTTATTCCCTAAATCCAACCAAAGCGAAATGGAACTGATTGGTTCCGTCGCAACATCGCAAAACGACGTGCGCAGAAAGAACCTGGATACATTCAGTTGGTTGCCTGCGACTCGCGAAGATAAAATCTTCGATAATGATTCCATTTACACCGGGGACCGTTCCGAGGCTCAAATACGCCTACAAGATGGCACCTTGATTCGCATCGCCCCTAATTCATTAATCACTTTGAACATGAAAAATGGCCAGATGATGCTCGACCTGCGTTACGGTAACTTGGTCGGTGATATCACTCAGGGTTCTCAAATCAAAATCAAATCCGGTGCAGAAGAGTTCAACCTGGATGGTGGCGGTAAGATCGAGTTCAAAAAATCCCACTCCGGCAACGTCGACCTTCGTCTGTTAGCGGGTAAGGTGAACTATCAGGACAAAAAAGTTCGTAAGTCTTTAGAGAAAGAGCAACCGATCGCGGTCTCCCCTCAAGGCGTGAAAGCCTTGGTCAAACCAACGGTTGAACTTTTGACGGCGAACAATGCCACTTTCGTGCGTGAAAATCCAGATGATAAGATGCCCTTCAACTGGCGTGGTCGTGGTAATATCGCGCGCTTTGAAATGGAAGTTTCACCGACGGCTGACTTTAATAATGTCGCTGTTCTAAAAACAACAACCGAAGGCAAAACAGAAATCTCGGAGCCTTTGGAACCAGGTCCTTATTTCTGGCGCGTCAAAGCCTATGATCGCAATGGCGAAATTGGCCTGTCAGAAACTCGCCAGATGTCCCTTCTTCATTTGAATGTTCCGGTGATCACATCTCCGGGCCAGAATGCTGAATTCCAAATGGAACTGGAAGTACGTGATCCTTCTCAGCTGGCGATCTCGACAGAGGTTCGCTGGTCTGCAGATTCCATGCTTAAATCCTATCACTGGCAAATTTCCCAGGATGAAAAGTTCGAGAAAGTTGTGAAAGAAGGCAATTCCTTCGTTCAAAACACTCTGACACCTCGCCTGCCATCCGGTACTTACTGGGTGCGTGTGAATGGTGCCACTCAAGACAAAAAAATCTCGGGCTGGTCAGCAGCAGTTCCTTTCACGATCCAAGTGACAGCGAAAAAAGAGCCGATCCCGGATCGTCCAGAACTGATTGCCAAAGACATCAAGTTCCGTCTGCCTCGTCCTGATGAACGCAGACCTGCCAGCGAAATGGCTCCGAAAATGGAGTGGACTTCGGTGGCGAAAACCCGCGGCTATCGCGTGCAGGTTTCCAAGGACTTAAACTTTCAGAAACCGCAACAGTATGATGTGCAAGACACTTCTGCTTTGTGGTCACAAATGGAAAAAGGTCAATCTTACTACCGTGTGTATGCCGTCAGCCCTAAAGGCCAACTGAGCCCACCGAGTGAGGTTGGCAGCATCTTAGTTGAAGATATGAAACCGATCTTGACGTCTCCGCAATTGATGGAGCCGTTTAACAATATGTCGATCTTCCTGCAAACTCAGCAAGAGCCTTTCATTTGGCTGGAGTGGAAAAAAGTTGCGGGGGCGACGGGATACACAGTGGAAGTGTCTGACAAAGAAGACTTCTCCCGCATCCTGTACACGTCGACGTTGCCGGGCAATCGCTATCTAATTAAAAGCAAAGTGCCATTGGGTAAAATCTATTGGCGCGTGCGAGCAGAAGCTCAAGGCGACACGCCGTCTACGTGGACAGATAAGCGTGAATTCACGGTTTACCATCAGAAAAATGAAACATTCGTAAAATGA
- a CDS encoding ATP-binding protein — translation MKQVKIVITGGPSGGKTTLIEALKKELGQKCAVVPEAASILYRGGFPRTKDPQGLINAQRAIYFVQKELEDMICKTSQKSLIVCDRGSIDALAYWPFAPENFFKSIDSSKQTEFDRYDWVLHLDTADVDYYDLSNPIRTETFDEAEVLNSKIMEAWNGHTRRVVIGHNKDFLSKMTTALSVINAIMAHKSADDINKELLT, via the coding sequence ATGAAACAGGTAAAAATCGTTATTACAGGTGGTCCTTCCGGCGGCAAAACAACTTTGATTGAAGCTCTGAAAAAAGAGCTGGGACAAAAATGCGCCGTGGTCCCTGAAGCCGCCAGTATTCTTTATCGCGGCGGCTTTCCCCGCACCAAAGATCCTCAAGGCTTGATCAATGCCCAAAGAGCGATTTACTTCGTTCAAAAAGAGCTTGAAGACATGATTTGCAAGACCAGTCAAAAATCTTTGATCGTTTGTGATCGCGGCTCCATCGATGCTTTGGCGTACTGGCCGTTTGCTCCTGAAAACTTTTTTAAAAGCATTGATTCCAGCAAACAAACTGAATTTGATCGCTATGACTGGGTTCTGCATTTGGATACAGCGGATGTGGACTATTACGACCTCAGCAATCCGATTCGCACTGAAACTTTCGATGAAGCTGAGGTTTTGAATTCAAAAATCATGGAAGCCTGGAATGGCCATACTCGCCGCGTGGTGATTGGTCACAACAAGGATTTTCTTTCAAAAATGACGACGGCTTTGTCCGTGATCAACGCCATCATGGCCCATAAAAGTGCCGACGATATCAACAAGGAGCTTTTGACATGA
- a CDS encoding SpoIIE family protein phosphatase, which translates to MLALRIFEDDKIAYVFDSSSSMSGTMAAQIKTQLNAVLGTAKPIYQDYLSVYKFTPVAKSIFENEYSIEDVVVFTPGANGQYQKVASLEKVPDGADNLIKSLQANLPMYFTEVDANQRVVKVPFNDDRVLIMDKVWNQDKTKATVFALLVRMSESAEMFNAATSQKMYLIAKDGTVLFGPTKMVGQYLQSIITPNFLTDTASKIGQGAETVKGPNGVDYLVSFSKAGFGDLTVVTTIEKSKALGAMQILIRKSLIFFGILISLTVIISLFASTGITQALTQLFSATKKVAEGDFNVRVDVTSTDEVGSLADNFNLMAAEVSRLLEQTAEKARMESELQTAKTVQETLFPDARAKIGPLSIAGFYEPASECGGDWWHYCQVGEKIFLWIGDATGHGAPAALITSAAKSASTIIERLDISPAKAMELLNRSIYDVSKGRIMMTFFLASFDLQTGRLVYCNASHEAPFLIKKSDDALKKKDLVALNEVNNPRLGQSRESLYEQTSIQVSPGDAVFFYTDGIPDIQNPGKNAWGEREFIKALITANKDFPSVADSVERFVTSFQAHRQGAPLVDDVTFFVVKNDGI; encoded by the coding sequence GTGTTGGCACTGCGGATCTTTGAAGACGATAAGATTGCTTACGTCTTTGATTCTTCCAGCAGTATGTCAGGCACGATGGCGGCTCAAATTAAGACACAGCTCAATGCTGTGCTGGGAACTGCCAAGCCCATCTATCAAGATTACCTTTCGGTTTATAAGTTCACTCCTGTAGCAAAATCCATTTTCGAAAATGAATATTCCATCGAAGATGTTGTGGTTTTCACTCCGGGCGCGAATGGCCAATATCAGAAAGTCGCGTCACTTGAAAAAGTTCCTGATGGTGCAGACAACCTGATCAAATCATTGCAGGCGAATCTTCCGATGTACTTTACAGAGGTGGATGCCAATCAACGTGTTGTGAAAGTTCCTTTCAATGACGACCGTGTTTTGATCATGGATAAAGTTTGGAATCAGGATAAAACCAAGGCCACAGTTTTCGCCCTGTTAGTGCGAATGAGCGAATCTGCAGAAATGTTCAATGCAGCGACTTCACAAAAAATGTACTTGATCGCAAAAGATGGCACGGTGTTGTTTGGTCCAACAAAGATGGTGGGGCAATACCTGCAATCCATCATCACGCCGAACTTTCTGACAGATACAGCCAGCAAAATCGGGCAGGGGGCAGAGACGGTAAAAGGTCCCAATGGCGTGGATTACCTGGTGTCTTTCTCTAAAGCGGGTTTTGGTGACTTAACTGTCGTTACGACGATTGAAAAATCCAAAGCATTGGGCGCGATGCAGATCTTGATCAGAAAATCTTTGATCTTTTTCGGTATCTTGATTTCATTGACAGTGATTATCAGTCTTTTTGCTTCGACAGGTATCACACAAGCTTTGACACAATTGTTCTCGGCAACCAAGAAGGTTGCTGAAGGTGATTTCAATGTGCGTGTCGATGTGACTTCCACAGATGAAGTGGGAAGCCTTGCGGATAATTTCAATTTGATGGCGGCCGAGGTGTCCCGTCTATTGGAACAAACTGCTGAAAAAGCGCGTATGGAATCAGAGCTGCAAACCGCAAAAACGGTGCAAGAAACCCTGTTCCCGGATGCGAGGGCTAAAATTGGTCCTCTTTCGATTGCAGGATTTTACGAACCGGCCTCTGAGTGTGGTGGCGACTGGTGGCATTACTGCCAAGTGGGCGAAAAGATCTTTTTGTGGATCGGGGACGCGACGGGGCATGGAGCTCCTGCGGCTTTGATCACGAGCGCCGCAAAGTCCGCTTCGACGATCATCGAGCGTCTGGATATTTCTCCGGCGAAAGCGATGGAGCTATTGAATCGCTCTATTTATGATGTTTCTAAAGGGCGCATCATGATGACTTTCTTCTTGGCGAGTTTCGATTTGCAAACTGGCAGACTGGTTTATTGTAACGCCTCTCATGAAGCGCCCTTCTTGATCAAGAAATCTGACGATGCCTTAAAGAAAAAGGATTTAGTGGCCCTAAATGAAGTGAATAATCCCAGATTGGGACAGTCTCGTGAATCTCTTTATGAGCAAACGAGCATTCAAGTATCCCCAGGGGACGCTGTTTTCTTTTATACTGACGGTATCCCAGACATTCAAAATCCGGGTAAGAATGCCTGGGGAGAGCGCGAATTTATCAAAGCGCTGATCACGGCTAATAAAGATTTCCCTTCTGTGGCGGATTCTGTGGAGCGTTTTGTAACCAGTTTCCAAGCACACCGTCAGGGAGCGCCTTTAGTCGATGACGTGACCTTTTTTGTGGTGAAGAACGACGGTATTTAG
- a CDS encoding phosphatidylserine/phosphatidylglycerophosphate/cardiolipin synthase family protein: protein MDSWSDVKLFHNGDAYFESLIQDIQNAKESITIESYIFDLDKLTENILKELSHAVKRGVSVKLILDGFGSYYSIPPVLRYCQQHGIELRVFHIMPYPSSWLHRLPAFETISKASWWRRMNRRNHRKVIIFDEKTAYLGSLNFAQVHCAKYVGNKAWRDTGVRVQGPAVRQLVIATQITYLRTIYKGFLSWISRWRVPSSPLSSAVQLNTTQKMRKHLYRDMLRKISHSKNRVYITTAYFLPKRSVMRVLMLAKERGADVRLLIPGKSDVPFSKWASFFLVRFLIQKGIPVFEYQKSILHAKTMIIDDEVYVGSFNLNYRSLFHDLEVIAHFKDQGTLNNMLTQWNEDCGNSLNLAENRLGASSWFFRVLYKIAFRLRYML, encoded by the coding sequence ATGGATTCATGGAGTGACGTAAAGCTGTTTCATAATGGTGATGCTTATTTTGAAAGTCTGATTCAAGACATTCAAAATGCGAAAGAATCCATTACTATTGAAAGCTATATTTTCGATCTCGACAAGCTGACAGAAAACATTCTGAAAGAGCTTTCGCACGCCGTGAAAAGAGGCGTCTCCGTCAAACTGATTCTTGATGGATTCGGCTCTTACTATAGTATTCCGCCGGTTTTGCGCTATTGCCAACAACATGGCATCGAACTTCGCGTGTTTCACATCATGCCTTATCCGTCATCGTGGCTGCATCGTCTGCCCGCATTTGAAACTATCAGTAAAGCCAGCTGGTGGAGACGTATGAATCGCCGCAACCATCGCAAAGTGATTATTTTCGATGAAAAAACGGCCTATTTGGGAAGTTTGAATTTCGCTCAAGTTCATTGTGCAAAGTATGTAGGCAACAAAGCGTGGCGAGACACGGGTGTTCGCGTTCAAGGTCCCGCCGTTCGCCAACTGGTCATCGCAACGCAAATCACTTATCTGCGCACTATATATAAAGGATTTTTGTCGTGGATCAGCCGATGGAGAGTGCCATCTTCCCCCTTGAGCTCCGCCGTTCAACTAAACACCACCCAAAAGATGCGAAAACATCTTTACCGCGACATGCTTCGCAAGATTTCTCACTCTAAAAATCGCGTTTATATCACCACCGCCTATTTTCTGCCCAAACGCTCGGTGATGCGAGTCTTGATGCTCGCCAAAGAGCGCGGAGCCGATGTCAGACTTTTGATTCCCGGTAAATCTGACGTGCCTTTCTCCAAATGGGCGTCATTTTTCCTGGTGCGCTTTCTCATTCAAAAAGGCATCCCCGTTTTCGAATACCAAAAGTCCATTTTACACGCGAAAACGATGATCATCGATGATGAAGTCTATGTGGGTTCCTTTAATTTGAATTACCGCAGCCTCTTTCATGATCTGGAAGTCATCGCGCACTTTAAAGATCAAGGCACTTTGAACAATATGCTAACGCAATGGAATGAAGACTGTGGGAATTCACTCAACCTTGCAGAAAACCGCCTGGGTGCAAGCTCGTGGTTTTTCCGTGTCCTCTATAAAATCGCTTTCAGACTGCGATATATGCTCTGA
- a CDS encoding ATP-binding protein, producing the protein MKIQYSLFDTLLEPVFVLNADQKVIYCNETAAVVCGLSVRKITRGSMKFLDLFTFSEPIEQLEKLIHVCDPTPYKEVTFKTSQGGEGKVQITLQPVFDSMGDKNWIVFVRDVTLEERLQKKYRAELEQKEDVIKDLEDAKIQLENYSKNLEKMVADRTAELSRLNQMMTALLDSLNQGFLIFNEQGRVLEVTSKACESTVEDRPQGKNIWDVLKLPANKVDGFQKWMKTIFMEMLPFEDLAPLGPEKYPHSQGNHIALEYFPLRNAEGKMDGIVMVASDITRLVEAQEQAERDRAYANLIINMVQNKNQIGRFVRESESLLSELKSGLKASWENADDESLFRQLHTLKGGAALFSIQDMTEACHKAETLLAEFKESRSADQYQKLQDESRLVEKTFQAFLTKTQEILGGKALSQERLLEIPVSKLQSTVEQLQNLPQGNSAARLLLNEFMMETVGSFFAAYDDVAQKVAEKQEKQLNPVILKNAELKVLPEIYSNLFATFVHSFRNSVDHGIELPAVRAELGKPTAGTISVQFDVLRKPDVDWLQIRIDDDGAGVNAKVIREKLTAKGLDVSQESDQEVIQHIFDSQFSTREQVTETSGRGVGMDAIKHAAEHLGGTVSVSSENGKGTSLIVEVPYIIDILPAKKLNAA; encoded by the coding sequence ATGAAGATTCAATACTCGCTGTTCGACACATTGCTAGAACCCGTTTTTGTTCTGAACGCAGATCAAAAGGTCATCTATTGCAATGAAACAGCGGCTGTTGTCTGTGGTCTTTCCGTCAGAAAAATCACTCGTGGTTCGATGAAGTTCCTGGATCTTTTCACGTTCAGTGAGCCCATTGAACAATTGGAAAAGTTGATCCACGTCTGTGACCCGACTCCTTATAAAGAAGTGACGTTTAAAACCTCTCAAGGTGGTGAAGGTAAAGTGCAAATCACTTTACAACCCGTCTTTGACTCTATGGGTGATAAAAACTGGATTGTCTTTGTGCGCGACGTGACTTTGGAAGAACGCCTGCAAAAGAAGTATCGCGCTGAGCTTGAACAAAAAGAAGACGTCATCAAAGACCTTGAAGACGCCAAAATTCAGCTGGAAAACTATTCTAAAAACTTGGAAAAAATGGTTGCAGACCGAACTGCTGAGTTGTCACGTTTGAATCAAATGATGACCGCCCTGCTGGACAGCTTAAATCAGGGCTTCTTGATCTTTAACGAACAAGGTCGTGTGTTGGAAGTAACTTCCAAAGCCTGCGAATCCACTGTGGAAGATCGCCCCCAAGGAAAAAATATTTGGGATGTATTAAAACTCCCGGCAAACAAAGTCGATGGCTTCCAAAAATGGATGAAAACCATTTTCATGGAAATGCTGCCCTTTGAAGACCTGGCTCCCCTGGGACCGGAAAAATACCCCCACTCTCAAGGAAATCACATTGCCCTGGAGTACTTCCCCCTTCGCAATGCAGAAGGTAAAATGGATGGTATCGTGATGGTCGCATCCGATATCACTCGCCTGGTGGAGGCTCAAGAGCAAGCCGAACGCGATCGTGCTTATGCAAATTTGATCATCAATATGGTGCAGAACAAAAACCAAATCGGTCGCTTTGTTCGGGAATCCGAATCCCTATTGTCAGAGCTAAAATCAGGTCTTAAAGCTTCGTGGGAAAATGCGGATGATGAATCCCTTTTCCGTCAATTGCACACTTTAAAAGGTGGCGCGGCGTTGTTTTCTATCCAGGATATGACAGAAGCCTGCCATAAAGCGGAAACGTTGCTGGCGGAGTTTAAAGAATCCCGCAGCGCCGATCAATATCAAAAACTTCAAGATGAAAGCCGTTTGGTTGAAAAAACCTTTCAAGCTTTCCTTACAAAAACTCAGGAAATCCTGGGCGGCAAAGCATTATCACAAGAACGCCTCTTGGAAATCCCCGTCAGCAAACTTCAATCCACAGTCGAGCAGCTGCAAAATCTTCCGCAAGGAAACTCCGCCGCCCGTCTGCTGCTGAATGAGTTTATGATGGAAACCGTGGGTTCTTTCTTTGCGGCATATGACGACGTCGCTCAGAAAGTGGCCGAAAAACAAGAAAAACAATTGAATCCTGTGATCCTAAAAAATGCGGAACTAAAAGTTCTGCCGGAAATCTACTCAAACCTCTTTGCGACGTTTGTGCATTCGTTCCGCAACTCTGTGGATCACGGCATCGAGCTTCCTGCCGTTCGGGCAGAACTGGGAAAACCCACTGCGGGTACGATCAGCGTGCAATTTGATGTTTTAAGAAAACCCGATGTAGACTGGTTGCAGATTCGTATCGACGATGATGGTGCTGGTGTGAATGCCAAAGTCATTCGCGAAAAGCTTACAGCAAAAGGCCTGGATGTTTCCCAGGAATCTGATCAGGAAGTTATTCAGCACATCTTTGACAGTCAATTCTCCACTCGCGAACAGGTCACTGAGACTTCCGGTCGCGGTGTCGGCATGGATGCGATCAAACACGCTGCCGAACATCTGGGTGGTACTGTTTCGGTGAGCTCTGAAAATGGAAAAGGCACATCCCTGATAGTGGAAGTGCCTTATATTATCGATATATTGCCAGCGAAAAAACTCAACGCTGCTTAA
- a CDS encoding response regulator, with protein sequence MSDAKSKILILEDDESVSAALKEILSRAGHSVLVASRPDEATGMLTSNNIEFLFCDCMLPQMTGMDFIERTRTENPNLRFKVVLMSGIFTDKAFIQEATNKTQALAFLRKPFEMDQVLKLVKKEASVKEETTSARKLLYQMFSNPKVTNRQKRKVIESIEEVSGFDLPFLYSLLVETKSSGYLNIYNSDGSVSGISFCNGNIVGVDVDDKTTFLGEMLIQSGYATPGDVQTALRDKNNRRIGNYLIQNNQLSPHAFDLILMEQMNIRLVKTIVDEKIRVNFASAEVEMSNPSIDADALSHYLHDWIASKLSLNWLKSFYMIWTGNVIAKSPTYTDDHPALSMSMIKSLDGFMAKIDGETTINKLLDVKGYTEIGVYKAVHFLLTKGLIVFAQRAAFESPEVQLKSLQKIWANLEGKNGFEIVTHMESGTMGSSLESVLEDFLTTLGPEPADPKSEVANLWNKIKKEAEDAVLVAQDSNKASAFRQEAQRSEAENKLKANSMMEDVKKALQYTQYSKAMTMVVEIAKLNPQQAQLHLYSSWAKLGVAATADGVRRAAISKEVEMEMMQVPPDERYDALYPFVMGLFQKIRGDLAGARKQLEKAIAMDASFMSARRELSTLSAAAKNQKQDVFNMDLKQMVSGFFKKK encoded by the coding sequence GTGAGTGATGCTAAAAGTAAAATCCTTATTTTGGAAGATGACGAGTCGGTCTCCGCGGCACTGAAGGAAATTCTGAGCCGCGCAGGACATTCCGTACTTGTTGCAAGCCGTCCTGATGAAGCGACGGGCATGCTCACGTCCAATAACATTGAATTTCTTTTCTGTGACTGTATGCTTCCGCAAATGACAGGGATGGATTTTATCGAGCGCACACGCACGGAAAACCCCAACCTTCGTTTCAAAGTCGTTTTGATGAGTGGTATCTTCACAGATAAAGCATTCATTCAAGAGGCGACGAATAAGACTCAGGCATTGGCCTTCTTGCGTAAGCCCTTTGAAATGGATCAAGTTTTAAAGCTGGTTAAAAAAGAAGCTTCTGTCAAAGAAGAAACGACAAGTGCTCGTAAGCTTCTGTATCAAATGTTCTCCAATCCCAAAGTGACGAATCGCCAAAAACGTAAGGTCATCGAGTCGATTGAAGAAGTAAGCGGCTTTGACTTGCCGTTCTTGTATTCGCTTTTGGTGGAAACTAAGAGCAGTGGTTATTTGAATATTTATAATTCTGATGGATCTGTTTCCGGTATCTCGTTCTGTAATGGCAATATCGTCGGTGTTGACGTTGACGATAAAACGACATTCCTGGGTGAGATGTTGATTCAAAGTGGTTATGCAACTCCTGGAGACGTGCAAACGGCTTTGCGTGACAAAAACAATCGCCGTATTGGTAACTATCTGATTCAGAACAATCAATTGAGCCCGCATGCCTTTGATTTGATCCTGATGGAGCAAATGAATATCCGTCTGGTAAAAACGATCGTGGATGAAAAAATCCGTGTGAACTTTGCGTCGGCGGAAGTTGAAATGTCCAATCCAAGTATCGATGCCGATGCGCTTTCGCACTATCTGCATGACTGGATTGCTTCGAAATTGTCATTGAACTGGTTGAAATCTTTCTACATGATCTGGACGGGCAACGTGATTGCGAAAAGTCCAACCTATACGGATGATCATCCGGCACTTAGCATGTCGATGATTAAGTCCCTGGATGGTTTCATGGCTAAGATTGACGGCGAGACGACGATCAATAAGCTTTTGGATGTCAAAGGCTATACAGAGATCGGTGTCTATAAAGCGGTCCACTTCCTTTTGACAAAGGGTTTGATTGTGTTTGCTCAAAGAGCGGCTTTCGAATCTCCGGAAGTTCAATTGAAGTCCTTGCAGAAAATCTGGGCGAATCTTGAAGGTAAAAACGGTTTTGAGATCGTGACCCACATGGAAAGCGGTACGATGGGGTCTTCATTGGAAAGTGTCCTTGAAGACTTCCTGACGACATTGGGCCCAGAGCCTGCTGATCCAAAATCAGAAGTGGCGAATTTGTGGAACAAGATCAAGAAGGAAGCGGAAGACGCTGTTCTGGTTGCTCAAGACTCCAACAAAGCATCTGCATTCCGTCAAGAAGCTCAGCGCTCTGAGGCCGAGAACAAGCTTAAAGCGAATAGCATGATGGAAGATGTGAAGAAGGCCCTACAATATACGCAGTACTCCAAAGCCATGACTATGGTGGTAGAGATTGCGAAATTGAATCCGCAGCAAGCTCAACTTCATCTTTACAGTTCATGGGCGAAACTGGGTGTAGCCGCAACGGCTGATGGTGTTCGTCGTGCGGCGATCAGTAAAGAGGTTGAAATGGAGATGATGCAAGTCCCTCCAGATGAACGCTACGATGCTCTTTATCCATTCGTGATGGGTCTTTTCCAAAAGATCCGTGGTGATTTGGCGGGAGCCCGCAAACAGCTGGAAAAAGCGATTGCGATGGATGCATCCTTCATGTCAGCACGCCGTGAGTTGTCGACTTTAAGTGCGGCCGCGAAAAATCAAAAACAAGACGTCTTCAATATGGATCTGAAACAAATGGTTTCAGGCTTCTTCAAGAAGAAATAA
- a CDS encoding response regulator translates to MFPLETRILVIDDMPSIRDLVKNTLKAMGFKNIQEAGDGEEGLKVLMQSNNPGSSIQLVISDWNMPKMKGLDLLKHVRATAEWQNLPFVLLTSESERDQVTEAVLAGVSQYIVKPFSAKIFEDKLKAAWTKHNQK, encoded by the coding sequence ATGTTCCCCCTCGAAACACGCATCTTAGTTATTGATGATATGCCCTCTATCAGAGACCTGGTGAAAAACACACTCAAGGCTATGGGCTTTAAAAACATTCAAGAAGCGGGCGACGGCGAAGAGGGTTTGAAAGTCCTTATGCAGTCGAATAATCCTGGCTCCAGCATTCAGTTGGTTATTTCCGATTGGAATATGCCGAAAATGAAGGGCTTGGATTTGCTAAAGCACGTACGTGCGACAGCCGAGTGGCAGAATCTGCCATTCGTTCTATTAACATCAGAGTCAGAGCGTGATCAGGTGACTGAAGCGGTTTTGGCCGGAGTTTCTCAATATATCGTTAAGCCGTTTTCGGCGAAAATTTTTGAAGATAAACTTAAAGCAGCGTGGACTAAACACAATCAAAAATAA